In Rutidosis leptorrhynchoides isolate AG116_Rl617_1_P2 chromosome 6, CSIRO_AGI_Rlap_v1, whole genome shotgun sequence, the DNA window TCTCCATCTTCTTTTCAAACCACAACCCCCATCAAGGTTTTACTCACTACAACAATTATTTCTTGCTACTATTACTGTATGCTTTCTCCTATCTCTGCTGTCCCACTACTCGAAAAGAACCCACAAAGGGGCTGCTGCATCTATGATTGCTGTTACAGCAACGAATGGCCATTTCTGTTCGACGGGTTATAAGCTTAAACCATAAATCACCATCCCAACCGTTTTGTTGCCTGCAAATCGAAGTATAGCTATTACAAAAGCTGCTGTCGCCACTTTTCTGTCTAAAAACCATCACCCATGACCCAGCAAAACACCACTGTTTCGCTGTTGAACCCGTCACATTTGCTTCTGCTATTATATCCATTGCTCGTCTCTTGCTGCAGGTCAATACCACCCAAAAGCCACCATAGGTATCGTCATTTATctcctactactactactacatacAATTAAACAAACTCATGAGGGAAATGATTATACGAAGAACAAAAGAAACGTTAAAGTATATTATTTATTGTAAAGAGAGAGGTATCAAAAGAAGAACACGATTGATTGGGTTCCAACTATCATCACGTTTAAAGAAAAGAACCCTCATCCAAAACCGAAACCACCACCAACCTTAAAACTTCAAACAGACCACATCACTTACTACAATGGTTGCAGTTTTCTTTATGATACCCATTGCCGTGCACCACACAACAAACACACCCCTGCAACCTCTTTTGTTTCGCTATTCGATCAACACAAACATATCTTCCTGCTCCTGCTCTTATGCTATTATCTGTAACTCATCATCACCCCATTCAACGAACCTGCAACACACATTCAATATTACTGATTTACTACGGTACGCGTTATGAAACCCTCAAACACCACAAAACTATATAGAACTACtatgtattttttttcttttctgtttagtCTAGTAGTGAAGACCTAAAAACCACCTCATCATCCCTCTCTTCCTCTCTTTAAATCAACCTATAAACTGCGAATCCACGATACTACTATACTGTATATTATTCGACCACATAAACTACTGTAACCAATTCTAATTTTGAACCGAcaacaaacaaatatatatacataaaattcgGCATAAACAAATTCAATTGTACTAATAAGATCCCTAGCATTCGAATAAATTAAAAGTGAATTGAACTTACGTACATAGATCCTTAATTGTGTGTATCGATTGAAACAGAGAATTGAATCGAATCTGATGGCCGATGAAGAATAATGATGTAAATgatatgacgatgatgatgatgaatagatggCCTGTTATACTCCGATGATGGTTGATTGATCGATTGATCAATTAATCGATCGAAGAACCGAAGACCCAAGAACCCTAATTTATTCTGCCTTTTTCTTATTATCTCGATCTGTTTTTGGAAGCACAAAAAAAAAACGCGTGAGCTGTTATATATtaggtatcattatcattattattattattattaattattattattaattattattattattattattattattattattattattattattattattattattattattattattattattattactaataaaaattatcatttatgttactaaaagtatcatttttattaaagactatttttttttaaatattatttttattaatactagtatcattatttttatcataacaactattattattattattattattattattattattattattattattattattattattattattattattattattattattattattataaaaagaaacaactttatgggtattattattaatattatcaaataactattagttatataaaactatacttaatacatataatataactatattttatttattaaagtacataaaatgaatacatttacgaAATATATAAGTTAGTAATGTAAAATGATATcattactaaatatatataaatttattcgattacaatcatatgtgttaatatatatataaatgatataggttcgtgaatccgaggccaactctgcatttgttcaatatcgtaatatgtatttttactacaaaatacattaggtgagtttcatttgccctttttactctttacatttttgggctgagaatacatgcaaatgctttattaactgttttacaatatttatatgcgtgagtttcatttgctccctttttaaatgcttttgcaatatatttttgggactgagaatacatgcgttgtttttataaatgttttacgatatagacacgagtaatcgaaactacattctatggttgaattatcgaaatcgaatatgcccctttttattaagtctggtaatctaagaattagggaacagacacctaattgacgcgaactctaaagatagatctatcgggcccaacaagccccatccaaagtatcggatactttagtacttcgaaatttatatcatgtccgaaggaggatcccggaatgatggggatattcttatatgcatattgtgaatgtcggttaccaggtgttcaatccatatgaatgatatttttgtctctatgcatgggacgtatgtttatgagaaatgaaaatatgaaatcttgtggtctattaaaattatgaaatgattatttatgttaaactaatgaactcaccaaccttttggttgacacttttaaacatgtttattctcaggtatgaaagaaatcttctgctgtgcatttgctcatgttaaagatattacatggattcgtttatggcatatagaattCAGTTTATCGCGATGGTACcacatgttgaagacttcgtccaagtGAATAAGGACGAGTCCTTtcatttatgaccaagttaatatatattttcaacattcataaacacgttttaaatatacgtcgcaagttattcatacaattaatattccaacttatcatatatattcaaataaatatttaaaccaataagtttaatgtacggtattaaacaattaatacattgttacgttttcaagttatagtatatatatatatatatatgtatctatatacatataattgttcgcgaatcgtcgagaacaaccgaaaggtatttgaatagttcaaaaattttgagattcagttttacagactttgcttatcgtgtcgaaaatgttaatcatacaaagattaagtttaaatttggtcagaaatttccgggtcatcacaaaaacaaacacttgttgctacatcatcaaatcatgccgaagtgattgcattacatgaagctactcgggaatgtttttggttgagaccaatgacacaactcattactgattcttgtggactagaacgcgataaaaatccaacaactatctatgaagataatgcagcttgtatagcacagatgaaagaaaggTACATCAAAAGTGTccaaacaaaacacatacctcctagattcttctcatacactcaaaatctcattaaggacaaccagattgaaatgagatatgtgcaatccagcaaaaactctgctaatcttttcacgaaagcatccaactgctattttcagaacacacgttcataacattggcatgagacatgttcaaaagatgtaacagctgaagcgatgtctacttgagggggagtcaactccatgctgcactctttttcccttagctaaagttttttcccactgggttttctttagcaaggttattaacgaggcagtaatttatagttgatcttcaacaaaacaaaattgctatccaagggggagtgttataataataataataataatatagatatggatagtcaattttagtgtatacatatagtcaattttggtacataaagtatgtatttttatattgagattttaggctataaatactcatgaatacaagcattaaacttgcaccatttctcacacttacaaagtgtttctttctttctctccattatcatctactttcttacacttcattattagtattcttaatcaagaatcaaaccactaaaggtagttataagcctactgaattataacataatcaaactactaaaggtagttataagcctactgaattataacaatatatacaatatacaataaatatacaaTTGCATAAAGTGACATGAATTTGCCTCGCACCTAGAAAAGCACCAACTAGCAAACGTAACGAAAACACAAAAACTATAGACTATCTAGGATCTAGCTGAAGCACAAAGAGCTACGCACAACAAACAAAGCAAATACAAACGAATAGACAAAAAACACCAACAAATAGCTAAAAAGACATTGAGACCTACACTCATATTCGAACCAAACATGAAAGCAACACAAACAACCTAAACCTAATCAACCATCAAGATTTCCCGTCGGCGTAGACACCTTATTGTTTCTATTACCCGGCCCGATAAATTTACCTTCGACTTGTTTGTACGAAACCACTTTATCAAATCGAGACTGAAAATCACAAGATAAAATAGCAGAATCAAGTCCCACATTAGAAGGTCTCGGAACTTGAAGGTCCACCACCTGCGACGCCGAACTAAAACCAACCCCGACTGCCTCATAATTCACCTCTTTGTCCAACGAACCAAAAGCGAGATCAACATCTTCATATCGAGGAAGGAAGGAACTAACACAATCGGGTTTCTTCTTTGATGATTATTCCGCACTTTAGAAACACATTCAAAGGCACCTTATATTCATGGGCAAATTTCCAAGTCTTTAAACACACATTTTCGCACTTTTAACTATAACATGGACAGGCAAACGGGCAGTCCTCAAGGGTTTTACCACCAACAAACGGAGCATCAGAAAAGGCAGAAACCTGTTATGGACTTATCTCATATGGACAGGCAAACGGGCAGTCCTCAAGGGTTTTACCACCAACAAACGGAGCATCAGAAAAGGCAGAAACCTGTTATGGACTTATCTCATACTAAGCACATATCAACATTACATAAGCTATAAACTCATCCCATACTAAGTTTATAACCAAGCTCATAAGTCCAAGTGTAGAACTCACTCTCAAAAGCTATCTTGAAGGAGGAGGGGACACCTTGACTTATAAGTCACCCACTAGATTTAACTCTAGGCGATGAGGGATCGTTACAATACCCACCGGATTTGAACGCCACCGCCTTTCAACCCTGTTTGAACTTCCTTAAGGTGGTTCAAATATTATGCAGCAAACAACGAGAAAATTATACCATTACAATCCGGGTTACCCGATACATTTTCACAATCAGGTAAAGGTTTATGGCCACCTATCACAACCCGATTAACTTTGGAAACGAAATcaaacgaaaaataaatgtgaaAGAAAGCGGGAGAGAACCAAGGGATCACCTATCTCATTTCCTCAAATATGAGATTTAAAGTTATTAACATTGCCAAGCTCGACCTCGAACAATTTATGAATATGCTTTACGCAACTGGATTCGATAAATACAAAAATGTTCCTTATATTTTCCAAAGAAGCTGACAGTTTTGACACATGAATCACCTCCACTAGATGCGAAGATACATTCTTAATGTTCTCGCGCTAAGCAAATTAAATCGGTACACCCAGTGGCGATTCCAGAAATTTAACTCATTGGGGTCCCCATTTTTTTTccagtactaattatatttgaatttGAATGCTATTTTAGTGGTAGTTTACTTTTAAAAAACTAAAAATTCAAAAAATGTATGGGGTCCGATTAGTTAAATTTAGCAGTGACCTATACAAATTAAAAGAAACACTATAAATATGAAAAGTGTATGGGTCCTACAGTTAAATTTAACGATGTCTTAAACAATTTAAATAGTATTTTCTACTAAAATATTTTAAACTAATGGTGTCCCGTGACCACACGAGTTTTTTACTAGTagcgaaaacagaaaaaaaattcaccaggggctatttttttttttacatcgcaATTTTTTTATGGTCAAAATATGGAGGCTTCGGCCAAAATATGAAAACTTTTCGGCAAAATACGAAGTGTATCGGGAAAATCTGGAGGCTTTGGGGGCAAATATGAAGATTTTTTAGCAAAACAAATTCACCTGGGACAAAATGAAAAAACTCAAATTTTTTtgcactaaaaataaaaatccacTCGGGTCATGTGCCCCCCTGCCCCCACCTGCTTCCACCACTGCTTCTGACTAAACTTGCCACTGGTCAACCCAAGGAAAACGAGAGAAACAAGCGGCCCTTGATTCGAACGGTTTGTTTGGTTGTTTCTTTGCGTTACTAGGTGTAATTGACTTGGTTGAGCTATCCGTGAGTTAACCGGCTAAACGCTCGATTCGAAAAATTGACTTTTTAACGAGTTTAAGTCGAGTCAGAAAGAATTTGAACATCACTTTTAAGCTTAAGCTTTAAATTTTATGTCGAATCGAACAATGTACATTTAGATtaactaattatattatattattaataatagtaatataagatatattatatatagacgATCGTATAATATCAAACGAGTAGAACTCAAGCCGAGCTCAAGATTGCATGATATGGAGCTGGAAGTTAATAATTAGACTTGAAACGATTTGCGCTTGAGCCTTTTAAATCTTAAACTAGTCGAGTTTTAGCCTAATCGAGATCAACCTCACCTCTGTAGTAAGAAGCCATTGAACAAGGTCTATTCCTTTCTGTTGTTGCCAGCACTTTCGCGGGTCGAGCCGTAATTCTTTATTAGAAAGGGCAGGCAAAGCCGAAGGCTGCTATCCCAATAGGCCAATTTTGTGGTGACTCAATATGACAAGATGTCCATCTCGAGCTATAAAAAATCCTTATAATAGTAATAGTTTTCAATAAAATATGATCCAATCTTGTTTGActtaataaataaattactttattTAGTACGATCTTTTATAAATTTGCAATTTTGTTACACACTTACACATGTGGTATATAAATACAAGTGTTACAAAGTGTTATTTGTAAATTGTAATGTACTGTCATGTACAAATTCATATTACAAAGCTTCATAcactttacaaaaaaaaaaaaaaaaaaaaaaaaaaaaaaatatgtagctCTCCATACTAAAACTACCTCTGCAAGCTCATTGGAAAGAACAAGATGCAGATACTAGCAGTCCAGTAAAATTACTTTCCTTCAGGTCTCATTACTTGCAATAGCTCAAGATTCAATTCGAACGTTGCTCCTGGCTACAAAACCGAAACAAAGAAACCTAAAAGCATCAAATCCTGGTCTTTCATCAAGTCAAACAGACCAACTTATGAGTAAAGAAAGTTAGTTTGAAAAATGACGCACCGGAATTTCATTCATTCCCTTTTTACCATACCCTGCTTCTGGGGGTACAATCACCCTCCTCTGTGCAATAAATCAATAGCAAATGTAACTTTTAAAAGGAGGATAAAAAATAGGAATAGTTTCTAAATTTATAGGCAAAAATACATGTGGGTATGCTAAAAAATCACCTTTCCGCCCACTTTCATTCCCTCCACAATGTTGTACATGGCGGGAGGAGGTTTTGGTGCAGCTTGAGCGGAAAATAAACCATTAGGGTTGTCTACAAAATCACGTTTACGTTCTCTTCCTGGGGGAGCTCCAACCTTAAACTCGTAAGGCTACTTAAGGCCATAAAACAAACATGTCAACATACTAAACCATCCATGTCAGTCATGGTAAATAGTAGCCGAAAAAAGAAAGAGAATTATGATTTTGATGGGTGAAATATTATAATCCGGAGAAGCATGTAAGAAATTTTAGCGAACATTTAATATGGTTTTTGAATGGAGAAACACTTTGCAAAATTCAGTTGCCCTCCCTTTTTAAAAGTACGGAACCGGTACCGAACCGTACCGGAACCGAAAAGTACCGGTACCGAATTTACCCAATTTCGAATACCGGTACCGTACCGTTTTTCCAATACCGGTACCGGTAATTTTCGGTATTATACCGTTTGTCCCAAATTTACATTTTTTTCGATTTTTACATGTATTTAATACGGTTTAAATACGTTTTTTTCGGTATTTTTCGGTACCGTACCGAAAAATACCGATACCGAATTAGCTTAAAATCAAGGACCGGAACCGATACCGAATCCCGATCGGTACCGATTTTCGGTACCGGTACGGTACCGGTTCGGTTTCGGGAAATCTGCTCATCCCTAGTATTAACACAAGCTGACGTAAAAAAATCAAACTTAAACTCCAAAATACATATGGATTCTTTTAATTATCACGAAAATTTTGACAGTGGATAAACTAGGGTACAGGGGGTCCTAGGGGCAACGCCCCCTAACGGGCTTCAAACCTCAAACATGACCAGGTTTAATGTATGTGAAAACAGTTTTCGGACAGAAAACAGATTTATAACTTGGAATATCACAAACACAAAGCACACACACATAACCATTGTGGATTCTGATTCTGGTATAAAAAACAGACTCATTTCTCTGAATTTAATCCCAAAGTGAATTTCGTGAAGCCCGGGCATCAATTAGGGTCGAAAGATtgctttcggaaagtgataccgaCACTCGGCTCACAGAGATTATCCAGATTGAAATCTTACCTTGTTTACACGAAATTTCCAACACAACTCAAATCTGGGTCTTATAAAACATATAGTTTTTACCTCAACTCACTGTATAGTGTGCAAAAATCTGGTTCCACATAAACAAGTCACTTTATTGTGTGCATAAAGAAAAGCGCATGAATGGGGACGGTAGAATTAAACCTGTGCAATGGTACGGTTTCCAGCTAAAATCTTAGATTCCCTGCTTGAAACTGcggtaattttgttgtaaacacaaTCAAAGTGCACCTGCACAAAACCACAGCTCAGTGTAATCAACCCTAAACCTATAACAAACACAGTCACAAACAGAATTTAGTTCAAGGATTAAGATTCAACACAAACCTGAACAGCTGATCCCTTTTCAGCTGTGGGGCCCTTTCCTTCAACAAGATCATAGTATTTCAACCCTTCAGCTGCTTCAAAGTTCAGATTCAGGAAACTCATTAGCAACGGTAATTTTCTTCTTTTCTACAAATATTCTTGCATAATGAACATCTAGTTGTAAATTAAGTATGTCAACCATACTAAACTAAATGTATTAAAGCTTGAAACTTTAATCTGCAAAACAGTATCAACCATCTTATCTTCAATTTTTCTGAACCACATTTTTCCCAGCTGATTATATATTAGTAAAAAAATTACTGAATATCCATTCCTACAATCCTATTATTACAGAACCACCCTCAAATGCCATTAATATGAATCACATTCCTTTCATCTTGTATTCCCAAATACAATTTCTAAGCACAAAACAAGATACTCATAAAAAATCAACAAATTAATCATTTTTCAAAGTAAACCCACGTAGTATACTAAAAAAGGTACTAATTGACTAACATGTAGTTTGATAATCTTCAAGTGGGATAATTTTTCTATTGCGCCTTTCTCTTGCCAAAGATTCTTGAGGATTTGAAATTAGGGTAAGTGGAAGCACAGATATCAAAATTGCTGATCTTCTTGAAATGGGTAATGCCAAAAATGGTTGATTTTGATTTGTATGCAATTCTTGATGACTTTTTATGGGTCTGTTGTATGAAATCATGTGATTTTCAAGATTTATTTTTTGCAAGGAAGCCATAGCCATGGTCATGTGAAAAAGACAAGAACCCCAAAATCACAAAGCTATCCACTTTACTTGAACCAAAATTTACATCAGAATCCCTCCAATTTTTcaagttttttatttttataagaaaataaaaataaatgattaAATGAATTTTGTGTTTTTCTTTTGCGAAAATAAAGATTACTACTGTATTAAAAGTAAAATTATGATACCTTACATGAAGGATTCACAAAACCAATACATCCAAAATAACCATTAAGGATCGCAAAAAGTAAACATGCTAGATCGAAAATTGAACGTATTCATTTTTGACAACTAATGTGTGGGACAAAGATCAGTCTCTTTCGTCGTTGCGTGTTTCTTCTGCTTAGCTCGGCTTTTAATAAAGGTAAATAAACATCCATAAATTTTACCAAAGCAGAAACGACCGATTCTAACAATATACAACGTTATTACACAAGATACAAAACAATGTAGCGTTATTCAGCTAATTTGACTATGTACCTACTTATAGTAAATCATAATAATGTTAAACTTGAAAGCAACCAATATAGTCACTCAATTTTTGTTCAAAAGTCACATTTTACTATTGAAGAACAATGTCTTTGCACAGCTAAGAAAACGTCTACACATGTAGATTCTCGTGGATTCTGAATGCACTTTGATTGTGTTTTATAAGGTTAAAATAACTAGGACTTATCGTCAGGTATATCAACACTAGCAACAATGTTGGCAGATGGTCTAGACGATACCGTTGTTACTGAATCACCTTTGACCTTGACTTTAGCATCTACAGGTGGTACTGGTGGATTAGTCAACGTCTTTGATTTAAGACTTTTGTCCTTCTTTTTCACATGTTCATGCCAACTCTTGAGAGCTTTCGATGTGTGTTCATCAAATATAGACTGCTTCATCGTTGAACCCATCTGAATATTGAAGTTTTTCATGATTAGTTTTCAACGATGTTATTCATTTTTAAGGGATTAAGTTATAATGGCTTTGTTAGTTAAAAGTACCTGTGTAACAAGAGCGTAGAGTGGAAGTATACTGTAGCTGCATAAGCCTTGTACAAGTATTCTGTGAATACATCAAGAATCATGAATATTAAGATAATGTCATAGTAATAATCTAATACGCAGTATTAAGAAACGAATTACTTACCCTATAATGACTCTACCGTATTGCATAAAAGGATTTTCGTAAAAGCAAGTATCAAGTCCAAACTCATACTGCAAGATATAAAGACATCACAAGTGTTTTTCGGTACAACTAAACGAGCAAAGTATTAGAATGATTAGAAACACTACTTACCCAAATCCAAAAGAAGTGTGTTATCTCAAATGAATTCtgcaaaagaaaataaaaattcaATTGTTTCACCATACAACATTTATTAATTTTGTTCTTATATCTACCAAATTCATTGGTATTTGTATTCTAATCATTGTTTTATTTGAGTTTTCAACAACGATTAGGAGTTTTCTTTTTACAACAAATGAATTGAATATATACCTGAAACAGGGTGAGTTGTATAAGGTATAAAATTAATCTAGGCTGATTAAACCAGAAGTGTCTGTCAGAAAGTTCCACAACAGGTATCCCTTGTACAACCGATTGTCGTTCTTGAATTTCAACAGCCATTTGTGTTACAATTGCTTGAAGCTTTGTTCCAACTGCTAAGATAATCTTTACCAGAATCAATGGTTAGTTATTAGTTAGTCCTCTTCTATTAGCCAAATCAGCATGTACATGTAAAACAATAAATGTATTATGGACGTGTTATCTAAAATAAGGTATTGCACTTATTTCGGGTGTATATTGTTTATGCCATTGCGCAGATCAATGAAAGATGACAAGAGATGCTTACGATAACAGGAAATAGAGAAAGATATGTCATCGCACGAGCTCCTGCATGCATTACCCATAACT includes these proteins:
- the LOC139852818 gene encoding peptidyl-prolyl cis-trans isomerase FKBP18, chloroplastic-like isoform X2, with translation MTMAMASLQKINLENHMISYNRPIKSHQELHTNQNQPFLALPISRRSAILISVLPLTLISNPQESLARERRNRKIIPLEDYQTTSEGLKYYDLVEGKGPTAEKGSAVQVHFDCVYNKITAVSSRESKILAGNRTIAQPYEFKVGAPPGRERKRDFVDNPNGLFSAQAAPKPPPAMYNIVEGMKVGGKRRVIVPPEAGYGKKGMNEIPPGATFELNLELLQVMRPEGK
- the LOC139852818 gene encoding peptidyl-prolyl cis-trans isomerase FKBP18, chloroplastic-like isoform X1 produces the protein MTMAMASLQKINLENHMISYNRPIKSHQELHTNQNQPFLALPISRRSAILISVLPLTLISNPQESLARERRNRKIIPLEDYQTTSAEGLKYYDLVEGKGPTAEKGSAVQVHFDCVYNKITAVSSRESKILAGNRTIAQPYEFKVGAPPGRERKRDFVDNPNGLFSAQAAPKPPPAMYNIVEGMKVGGKRRVIVPPEAGYGKKGMNEIPPGATFELNLELLQVMRPEGK